From Megalops cyprinoides isolate fMegCyp1 chromosome 18, fMegCyp1.pri, whole genome shotgun sequence, one genomic window encodes:
- the c18h4orf48 gene encoding neuropeptide-like protein C4orf48 homolog yields the protein MRAKGFLQSVCAATVMLLLCETLCSRPVSANQESGTVIPAESRPCVDCHAFEFMQRALQDLKKTAFNLDSRTESLVLRAEKRALCDCMPANALS from the exons ATGAGGGCGAAAGGttttctgcagtctgtgtgtgctgcGACGGTGATGCTGTTGCTATGCGAGACGCTGTGTTCCAGGCCCGTGTCTGCTAACCAAGAATCTGGGACGGTCATTCCAGCCGAGA gcCGACCCTGTGTTGATTGCCATGCATTTGAGTTCATGCAGAGGGCCCTGCAAGACCTGAAAAAGACTGCCTTTAACCTTGACTCACGG ACCGAGAGCCTGGTGCTGAGGGCAGAGAAGAGGGCCCTGTGTGACTGCATGCCAGCCAACGCTCTCAGCTGA
- the nat8l gene encoding N-acetylaspartate synthetase — MHCSSPKMVCETKIVADEHDTIPGTKKDSIIVSSSQMWTSSSSSPNTLEGKDVRKDTVFIREFERSDHVEVRRIFYEGIMERIPNTAFRGLKHQTQTQILYAFLTLMCFVVTKSFTLTCCTPFILMGARYYFSRKVILSYLDCALQTDMADIEEYYMKPTGSCFWVAVLDGRVVGIVAAQGKEDDNAVELRRMSVDSRFRGKGIAKALGRRVLEFAVLNNYSAVVLGTTAVKPAAHKLYESLGFRRVGGSEEYTLPGMSHSPLERMFFQIRHHRYRLQLREE, encoded by the exons ATGCATTGTTCGTCTCCAAAAATGGTTTGCGAGACTAAAATTGTTGCGGATGAACACGATACCATACCTGGGACCAAAAAAGATTCAATAATCGTTTCGTCTTCTCAAATGTGGACTTCTTCTTCGTCATCCCCGAATACTCTCGAGGGAAAAGATGTGAGAAAAGATACAGTGTTCATCCGTGAATTTGAGCGCTCGGACCATGTGGAAGTCCGGCGCATCTTTTATGAAGGGATAATGGAACGGATACCCAATACGGCTTTTCGGGGGCTAAAACATCAAACTCAAACGCAAATCCTGTATGCTTTCCTGACAC TAATGTGCTTTGTTGTGACCAAATCCTTCACGCTGACCTGCTGCACGCCATTCATTCTAATGGGCGCGCGGTACTACTTCAGTAGGAAAGTTATCCTCAGCTATCTCGATTGCGCACTACAAACGGACATGGCCGACATTGAAGAATATTACATGAAACCTACAG GTTCCTGCTTTTGGGTAGCAGTGCTGGACGGCCGGGTGGTGGGCATCGTGGCGGCGCAGGGCAAGGAGGACGACAACGCGGTGGAGCTGCGGCGCATGTCGGTGGACTCGCGCTTCCGGGGCAAGGGCATCGCCAAGGCGCTGGGCCGGCGGGTGCTGGAGTTTGCCGTGCTCAACAACTACTCGGCCGTGGTCCTGGGCACCACCGCCGTCAAGCCGGCCGCCCACAAGCTGTACGAGTCGCTGGGGTTCCGGCGCGTTGGCGGCAGCGAGGAGTACACGCTGCCCGGCATGAGCCACTCGCCGCTGGAGAGAATGTTCTTTCAGATCCGCCACCACCGCTACCGCCTGCAGCTGCGCGAGGAGTAG